The Streptomyces sp. RKAG293 genome includes a region encoding these proteins:
- a CDS encoding DUF937 domain-containing protein yields MSDQPLQNEVLSELGDDQIQEIAGVLGTDPESARKLVGTSVTSLTGVLTDDAVTPGGTAELSQALEQAATEPEPPAGAAGFAGLGGPASVAGGGMLVAVLRKVTAPTARAVSKKTGLPVAAVAGALELVIPVVATVLAKRARSKR; encoded by the coding sequence ATGAGCGACCAACCGCTGCAGAACGAAGTGCTGTCCGAACTCGGCGACGACCAGATCCAGGAGATCGCCGGAGTGCTGGGCACGGATCCGGAATCGGCCCGGAAGCTCGTGGGGACCTCGGTCACCTCGCTGACCGGTGTCCTCACCGACGACGCGGTCACCCCGGGCGGCACCGCGGAACTCAGCCAGGCGCTGGAACAAGCCGCCACAGAACCCGAGCCGCCGGCCGGAGCCGCCGGCTTCGCCGGGCTCGGCGGACCGGCCTCCGTGGCGGGCGGCGGCATGCTGGTCGCCGTACTGCGCAAGGTGACGGCGCCGACCGCCCGAGCCGTGTCGAAGAAGACCGGTCTGCCGGTCGCGGCCGTCGCCGGGGCGCTCGAACTCGTCATCCCCGTGGTGGCGACCGTGCTCGCCAAGCGGGCGCGGTCCAAGAGATGA
- a CDS encoding sugar phosphate isomerase/epimerase family protein, with amino-acid sequence MSADRRTAGSGSPDSGRQGRTTAGPVTAVGATAGDLARLSINQETVKQWSLPELAAGCAGLGVPGVGLWRAPVQEYGVERAARLMRETGLEVTSLCRGGFFTASDPVARRTAMDDNRAAIDEAAVLETGTLVLVSGGLPSGERDIAAARERVADALAELAPYAAERSVCLAIEPLHPMYASDRCVVSTLGQALDIAERFPAERVGVVVDTYHLWWDDRVPAQIARAGAAGRIAAFQLADWVTPLPEGVLLGRGQLGDGCVDLRGFREQVDAAGYSGAVEVEIFNPALWARDGAEVVAEIARRYREHVL; translated from the coding sequence ATGAGCGCGGACCGTAGGACCGCCGGCAGCGGGAGCCCCGACAGCGGACGCCAGGGCCGTACGACCGCCGGCCCTGTGACCGCTGTCGGCGCGACGGCCGGTGATCTGGCGCGGCTGAGCATCAACCAGGAGACCGTCAAGCAGTGGTCGCTGCCCGAGCTGGCGGCGGGTTGCGCCGGGCTCGGAGTCCCCGGCGTGGGCCTCTGGCGCGCGCCGGTGCAGGAGTACGGCGTCGAGCGGGCCGCCCGTCTGATGCGGGAAACCGGCCTCGAGGTGACGTCCTTGTGCCGCGGCGGCTTCTTCACCGCGAGCGATCCGGTCGCCCGGCGCACGGCGATGGACGACAACCGGGCCGCGATCGACGAGGCGGCCGTCCTGGAAACCGGCACCCTGGTGCTGGTTTCGGGCGGGCTGCCATCAGGAGAGCGCGATATCGCGGCCGCACGGGAGCGGGTCGCCGACGCACTGGCCGAGCTGGCTCCGTACGCCGCCGAGCGGTCGGTGTGCCTGGCGATCGAGCCGCTGCACCCGATGTACGCGTCGGACCGCTGCGTCGTCTCCACGCTCGGCCAGGCACTGGACATCGCGGAGCGCTTCCCCGCCGAGCGGGTCGGGGTCGTCGTGGACACCTACCACCTGTGGTGGGACGACCGGGTCCCGGCGCAGATCGCCCGCGCCGGCGCGGCCGGCAGGATCGCGGCCTTCCAGCTCGCGGACTGGGTCACCCCGCTGCCCGAGGGCGTGCTGCTGGGGCGCGGTCAGCTCGGTGACGGCTGCGTTGACCTGCGCGGATTCCGTGAGCAGGTCGACGCGGCCGGGTATTCGGGCGCTGTGGAGGTGGAGATCTTCAACCCCGCCCTGTGGGCGCGGGACGGCGCCGAAGTGGTCGCGGAGATCGCCCGCCGGTACCGCGAACACGTGCTCTGA
- a CDS encoding dihydrodipicolinate synthase family protein codes for MSGRAAIELPSSTGELRSYVPRSEPVVHALGGELRSRVVYSAAHVVADPWRSAAGEPAAIDWDATLAFRRHLWSQGLGVAEAMDTAQRGMGLDWAAAAELIRRSSAEARATGGRIACGVGTDQLVAPARTLTEVAAAYEEQLAVVEESGSQAVLMASRALAALARTPDDYVEVYGHLLRQSAEPVVLHWLGPMFDPALAGYWGSEDLDAATETFLDVIAAHPDKVDGIKVSLLDARREVELRRRLPQGVRCYTGDDFNYPELIEGDEQGFSHALLGIFDPLAPLAAAAVRTLDTGDAAGFRALLDPTVALSRHLFGAPTRYYKTGVVFLAWLAGHQSHFTMVGGLQSARSLPHLARAYELADGLGLFPDPALAEARMRQLLVIHGVAA; via the coding sequence GTGAGCGGCCGGGCAGCGATCGAGCTCCCCAGCTCCACCGGGGAACTACGTTCCTATGTGCCGCGTTCCGAGCCGGTGGTCCACGCCTTGGGCGGCGAACTGCGCAGCCGGGTCGTCTACTCGGCCGCGCACGTCGTCGCCGACCCCTGGCGCAGCGCCGCCGGCGAACCGGCGGCCATCGACTGGGACGCCACCCTCGCCTTCCGCCGCCACCTGTGGTCACAGGGTCTGGGTGTCGCCGAGGCGATGGACACCGCCCAGCGCGGCATGGGTCTGGACTGGGCGGCCGCGGCCGAACTGATCCGCCGCTCCTCCGCCGAGGCCCGGGCCACCGGAGGCCGCATCGCCTGCGGCGTCGGCACGGACCAACTCGTCGCGCCCGCCCGGACGCTCACCGAGGTGGCCGCCGCCTACGAGGAGCAGCTGGCCGTCGTGGAGGAGTCCGGATCGCAGGCCGTCCTCATGGCGTCCCGCGCGCTGGCGGCCCTGGCCAGGACCCCTGACGACTACGTCGAGGTCTACGGCCACCTGCTGCGCCAGTCCGCGGAACCGGTCGTTCTGCACTGGCTCGGTCCGATGTTCGACCCCGCGCTGGCCGGCTACTGGGGCAGCGAGGACCTCGACGCGGCCACGGAGACGTTCCTGGACGTCATCGCCGCCCACCCCGACAAGGTCGACGGCATCAAGGTGTCGCTGCTCGACGCCCGGCGTGAGGTGGAACTGCGCCGCAGGCTGCCCCAGGGCGTGCGCTGCTACACCGGCGACGACTTCAACTATCCCGAGCTGATCGAGGGCGACGAGCAGGGCTTCAGCCATGCGCTGCTCGGCATCTTCGATCCGCTGGCGCCGCTCGCCGCTGCCGCCGTCCGCACCCTGGACACCGGGGACGCGGCCGGCTTCCGGGCGCTTCTCGACCCGACCGTCGCGTTGTCCCGGCACCTGTTCGGCGCTCCGACGCGCTACTACAAGACCGGTGTGGTGTTCCTGGCCTGGCTGGCGGGCCACCAGTCGCACTTCACCATGGTGGGCGGTCTGCAGTCGGCCCGCTCCCTCCCGCATCTCGCGCGCGCCTACGAACTGGCCGACGGTCTCGGCCTGTTCCCCGACCCGGCGCTGGCCGAGGCCCGGATGCGGCAACTGCTCGTCATCCACGGGGTCGCCGCATGA
- a CDS encoding Gfo/Idh/MocA family protein: MTRRTVRIAMNGVTGRMGYRQHLVRSILSLREQGGLDLGDGTTLWPEPVLVGRREHALRAMADRHGLEHISTDLDAVLADPTVEIYFDAQVTSAREESVRKAIAAGKHIYCEKPTATSLDSALELARLATAAGVKHGVVQDKLFLPGLLKLKRLIDGGFFGQILSIRGEFGYWVFEGDWQSAQRPSWNYRSQDGGGIVVDMFPHWEYVLHELFGRVRTVQALTATHIPRRWDEDGKPYDATADDAAYGIFQLDGGAIAQINSSWTVRVNRDELVEFQVDGTHGSAVAGLRDCRVQHRSATPKPVWNPDLPVTEPFRDQWQAVPDNAEFTNGFKSQWELFLRHVVLGEPWQWDLLAGARGVQLAELGLKSSAEGRRLDVPELSL, from the coding sequence GTGACACGCAGGACAGTGCGGATCGCCATGAACGGCGTCACGGGCCGCATGGGCTACCGCCAGCACCTCGTCCGCTCGATCCTGAGCCTGCGCGAGCAGGGCGGACTCGACCTCGGGGACGGCACGACGCTGTGGCCCGAGCCGGTCCTCGTCGGCCGTCGGGAGCACGCGCTGCGCGCGATGGCGGACCGGCACGGGCTGGAGCACATCTCCACCGACCTCGACGCCGTCCTGGCCGACCCGACCGTCGAGATCTACTTCGACGCGCAGGTCACCTCGGCCCGCGAGGAGTCGGTGCGCAAGGCCATCGCCGCCGGAAAGCACATCTACTGCGAGAAGCCCACCGCGACGTCCCTGGACAGCGCCCTGGAGCTGGCCCGGCTCGCCACCGCCGCCGGCGTCAAGCACGGCGTGGTCCAGGACAAGCTCTTCCTCCCCGGCCTGCTCAAGCTCAAGCGGCTCATCGACGGCGGCTTCTTCGGACAGATCCTCTCCATCCGCGGCGAGTTCGGCTACTGGGTCTTCGAGGGCGACTGGCAGAGCGCTCAGCGGCCCTCCTGGAACTACCGTTCGCAGGACGGCGGCGGCATCGTCGTCGACATGTTCCCGCACTGGGAGTACGTGCTCCACGAGCTGTTCGGACGGGTCCGCACCGTTCAGGCGCTGACCGCCACCCACATCCCGCGGCGCTGGGACGAGGACGGCAAGCCGTACGACGCGACCGCCGACGACGCCGCGTACGGCATCTTCCAGCTCGACGGCGGTGCCATCGCCCAGATCAACTCCTCCTGGACGGTGCGCGTCAACCGCGACGAACTGGTGGAGTTCCAGGTCGACGGCACGCACGGCTCGGCCGTCGCGGGCCTGCGGGACTGCCGGGTGCAGCACCGCTCCGCCACCCCCAAGCCGGTCTGGAACCCCGACCTTCCGGTCACCGAGCCCTTCCGCGACCAGTGGCAGGCAGTTCCGGACAACGCCGAGTTCACCAACGGATTCAAGAGCCAGTGGGAGCTGTTCCTGCGCCACGTCGTGCTCGGCGAGCCCTGGCAGTGGGACCTGCTGGCCGGCGCGCGCGGCGTCCAGCTCGCCGAACTGGGCCTGAAGTCGTCCGCCGAGGGCCGGCGCCTCGACGTCCCGGAGCTGTCCCTGTGA
- a CDS encoding LacI family DNA-binding transcriptional regulator, whose translation MAVTLADVAARAGVSSATVSRVLNGNYPVAGSTRERVQRAVEDLDYVVNGQARGLAAATSDLVGVLVNDVADPFFGLIASAVQAEISDPSAPGGGKLAVVCNTGGSPEAELTYLTLLERQRAAGVVITGGAVEGAEHSAAVAARLARLAESGTRIVLCGRPPLEPATGIPVATVAFDNRGGARRLTEHLLSLGHRRIGYVAGPADRTTTRHRLEGHRAALADHDLPSTGPAVDRLTVHGSYDRSSGYDAALELLRREPALTAVIAANDTVALGVCAAVRDQGLSIPDDVSVAGFDDLPFSVDTAPALTTVRIPLQEAGARAGRLVMGRQAPPPGGLATIRTELMVRASTARPRAGSA comes from the coding sequence ATGGCAGTGACCCTCGCCGATGTCGCGGCGCGCGCCGGGGTGTCGTCCGCGACCGTCTCGCGCGTCCTCAATGGCAACTACCCGGTCGCGGGCAGCACGCGCGAACGCGTTCAGCGGGCCGTCGAAGACCTGGACTATGTGGTCAACGGGCAGGCCAGAGGTCTGGCAGCCGCCACCTCCGACCTGGTCGGGGTACTCGTCAACGACGTCGCGGACCCGTTCTTCGGGCTGATCGCGAGCGCCGTCCAGGCCGAGATCAGCGACCCGTCCGCGCCCGGCGGCGGCAAGCTCGCGGTGGTCTGCAACACCGGCGGCTCCCCCGAGGCCGAACTCACGTACCTCACCTTGCTGGAACGCCAGCGTGCGGCCGGCGTGGTGATCACCGGGGGCGCGGTCGAGGGCGCGGAGCACAGCGCGGCGGTCGCCGCCCGGCTCGCCCGGCTCGCGGAGTCCGGCACGCGGATCGTGCTGTGCGGACGGCCTCCGCTGGAGCCGGCCACGGGGATCCCCGTGGCGACCGTCGCGTTCGACAACCGGGGCGGCGCGCGGAGGCTGACCGAGCACCTGCTCTCCCTCGGCCACCGCCGGATCGGGTACGTCGCGGGTCCCGCCGACCGCACCACCACCCGGCACCGGCTGGAGGGCCACCGGGCGGCACTGGCGGACCACGATCTGCCGTCCACCGGTCCCGCCGTCGACCGGCTCACGGTGCACGGCTCGTACGACCGCTCCTCCGGCTATGACGCGGCGCTGGAACTCCTGCGCAGGGAACCCGCGCTGACCGCCGTCATCGCCGCCAACGACACCGTCGCGCTCGGCGTGTGCGCGGCTGTGCGCGACCAGGGGCTGAGCATTCCGGACGACGTCTCGGTGGCGGGGTTCGACGATCTCCCGTTCAGCGTGGACACCGCGCCGGCCCTGACGACGGTCCGGATTCCGCTGCAGGAGGCGGGCGCCCGGGCCGGCCGCCTCGTCATGGGGCGCCAGGCCCCGCCGCCCGGCGGCCTCGCGACGATCCGTACCGAGCTGATGGTGCGGGCGTCCACGGCACGGCCGCGGGCCGGCTCCGCCTGA
- a CDS encoding helix-turn-helix domain-containing GNAT family N-acetyltransferase translates to MAVQEIRAFNRFYTNLIGALDYSRHLHTPYTLTEARVLYELAHSRRTDAADLRVELSLDAGHLSRMLSKFEQDQLVTRAPSEQDARRQRIELTPQGREAATLLEKRAEDAVGSLLSDVPEEDRPRLAEAMRTVREILRDDRRPAPARIELRGPNPGDLGWVIQRNAAVYAAEFGWNSEYEALVARIVADFAADPDPGCEALWMAELDGVPAGCVFCVRDDAPGVARLRLLLVEPGARGHRIGDRLVERCISFARDAGYRELVLWTNDVLGAARKIYQRAGFELVAEKPHHSFGKDLVGQDWRLAL, encoded by the coding sequence ATGGCCGTGCAAGAGATCCGTGCCTTCAACCGCTTCTACACCAACCTCATCGGCGCGCTGGACTACAGCCGCCATCTGCATACTCCCTACACGCTGACCGAAGCGCGGGTGCTGTACGAGCTGGCGCACTCCCGGCGGACCGACGCCGCCGACCTCCGGGTGGAACTCTCGCTCGACGCCGGGCATTTGAGCCGCATGCTGTCGAAGTTCGAACAGGACCAGCTGGTCACGCGCGCGCCGTCCGAGCAGGACGCCCGGCGGCAGCGCATAGAGCTGACCCCGCAGGGCCGGGAGGCTGCCACCCTGCTGGAGAAGCGGGCGGAGGACGCCGTCGGGTCGCTGCTCAGCGATGTGCCCGAGGAGGACCGCCCGCGGCTGGCCGAGGCCATGCGCACCGTCCGGGAGATACTGCGCGACGACCGCCGGCCGGCCCCGGCCCGGATCGAACTGCGCGGACCGAACCCCGGCGACCTGGGATGGGTGATCCAGCGGAACGCGGCGGTGTACGCGGCCGAGTTCGGCTGGAACAGCGAGTACGAAGCGCTGGTGGCCCGCATCGTGGCGGACTTCGCCGCCGATCCGGATCCCGGGTGCGAGGCGCTGTGGATGGCGGAGCTCGACGGCGTGCCGGCCGGCTGTGTGTTCTGCGTCCGTGACGATGCGCCCGGCGTAGCGCGGCTGCGGTTGCTTCTGGTGGAACCGGGTGCGCGCGGTCATCGGATAGGCGACCGGCTGGTGGAGCGCTGCATATCCTTCGCCCGCGACGCCGGGTACCGCGAGCTGGTGCTGTGGACGAACGATGTACTGGGGGCGGCCCGGAAGATCTACCAGCGGGCCGGCTTCGAACTCGTCGCGGAGAAGCCGCATCACAGCTTCGGCAAGGACCTCGTGGGACAGGACTGGCGCCTGGCGCTTTAG
- a CDS encoding sugar phosphate isomerase/epimerase family protein — MKLAFSTLGVPALPIEQVVRLAAEHGFHGVEIRANAEEPVHTGLSAAERSAVVAEFEKSGVEILTVAAYAKVAAPGDDEPVLTDLRANLALAADLGAPFVRVFPGGGELPAAEADLYAARRLAAVAPDAARLGVKVLLETHDSHPTGADAARILGLVGHGSVGAIWDVMHTWRGGEQPSETYPVLAPHLGYVQVKDIASAEDTTPLPLGAGVLPLAETVEVLSRGDWDGWLCWEYEKRWYPQAADLPELLSPARQHLSRLLANSA; from the coding sequence ATGAAGCTCGCGTTCTCCACACTCGGCGTCCCCGCACTCCCCATCGAGCAGGTCGTCCGTCTCGCCGCTGAGCATGGTTTCCACGGTGTGGAGATCCGGGCCAACGCCGAGGAACCCGTCCACACCGGCCTGTCGGCGGCGGAACGGAGCGCGGTCGTGGCCGAGTTCGAGAAGTCGGGGGTGGAGATCCTGACAGTGGCGGCCTACGCCAAGGTCGCCGCGCCGGGTGACGACGAGCCGGTACTGACGGACCTTCGGGCCAACCTGGCCCTCGCGGCCGATCTGGGGGCCCCGTTCGTGCGGGTCTTCCCCGGCGGTGGGGAACTGCCGGCGGCGGAGGCCGACCTGTACGCCGCACGGCGCCTCGCGGCGGTCGCACCGGACGCCGCCCGCCTCGGAGTGAAGGTGCTGCTCGAGACGCACGACTCGCACCCGACCGGGGCGGACGCGGCCCGGATCCTGGGGCTGGTCGGGCACGGCAGTGTGGGCGCGATCTGGGATGTGATGCACACCTGGCGCGGTGGTGAGCAGCCGTCCGAGACCTACCCCGTACTCGCCCCGCACCTGGGGTATGTGCAGGTCAAGGACATCGCCTCGGCCGAGGACACCACTCCGCTGCCGCTCGGGGCGGGTGTGCTGCCGCTGGCGGAGACGGTGGAGGTGCTGAGCCGGGGGGACTGGGACGGCTGGCTGTGCTGGGAGTACGAGAAGCGCTGGTACCCGCAGGCCGCGGATCTTCCGGAGCTGCTGTCACCGGCCCGGCAGCATCTGTCCCGGCTGCTCGCCAACTCGGCATGA